The proteins below come from a single Chelmon rostratus isolate fCheRos1 chromosome 12, fCheRos1.pri, whole genome shotgun sequence genomic window:
- the pigr gene encoding polymeric immunoglobulin receptor isoform X2: MPKPLVLALGLLPWIPAFLCRVTTVGEHVILEGESLTVPCRYEPQYASYVKYWCRGSMREFCTSMARTDDTRVANPAEDKVSIYDDQVQLMFTVTMNNLKEADSGWYMCGVEIGGVWTADVVTFTYVKVIHGLSVVSSQLSGEEGGSVTVECVYSERYRQSEKKWCRSGDWSSCLPTGSEGIYEDTSVAISDDRTRTFTVTLKKLQLRDTGWYWCSAGQQQIAVHVLVTPRPTTTAVSATSQSVAPSPPPPNSIAKQSWSSHSHILESLLLCASLMLLVGMAVLARKLWRLHHPQYPFLEQDPVLRPVREEKARISYSDLQHADVVFPNRDYQDAHMY, translated from the exons CCTTCCTCTGCAGGGTGACCACCGTGGGAGAGCACGTAATCCTGGAGGGTGAATCCCTCACAGTCCCGTGCCGCTACGAGCCCCAGTATGCCAGCTATGTGAAATACTGGTGCCGGGGCAGCATGAGGGAGTTCTGCACCAGCATGGCTCGGACGGATGACACCCGTGTGGCCAACCCAGCTGAGGACAAAGTGAGCATCTATGACGACCAGGTCCAGCTGATGTTCACGGTGACCATGAACAACCTGAAGGAGGCGGACTCTGGGTGGTACATGTGTGGCGTGGAGATAGGTGGCGTGTGGACCGCTGATGTTGTCACTTTCACTTACGTCAAGGTCATTCACG GTTTGTCGGTGGTGAGCAGCCAACTGAGTGGGGAGGAAGGGGGTAGTGTCACAGTTGAATGCGTCTACAGTGAGAGATACAG GCAAAGTGAGAAGAAGTGGTGTCGGAGTGGAGACTGGAGCTCGTGTCTGCCGACAGGTTCTGAAGGGATCTACGAAGACACTTCAGTGGCCATCAGCGATGACAGAACTAGGACTTTCACTGTAACCttaaagaagctgcagctgagagatACCGGCTGGTACTGGTGCTctgcaggacagcagcagaTAGCCGTGCACGTGCTGGTCACACCCCGACCCACGACGA cGGCTGTGTCCGCGACATCTCAGTCTGTCGCACCGTCGCCGCCCCCACCCAACTCCATCGCCAAGCAGTCCTGGAGCAGTCACAG TCACatcctggagtctctgctgctgtgtgcttcTTTAATGCTCCTCGTGGGCATGGCCGTATTGGCGAGAAAGCTGTGGAGACTGCACC ATCCCCAGTATCCATTTCTGGAGCAGGATCCTGTGTTGAGACCAGTTAGGGAGGAGAAAGCAAGGATCAGT TACTCAGACCTGCAGCACGCTGACGTTGTTTTCCCAAACAGGGATTACCAGGATGCACATATGTACTGA
- the pigr gene encoding polymeric immunoglobulin receptor isoform X1, producing MPKPLVLALGLLPWIPAFLCRVTTVGEHVILEGESLTVPCRYEPQYASYVKYWCRGSMREFCTSMARTDDTRVANPAEDKVSIYDDQVQLMFTVTMNNLKEADSGWYMCGVEIGGVWTADVVTFTYVKVIHGLSVVSSQLSGEEGGSVTVECVYSERYRQSEKKWCRSGDWSSCLPTGSEGIYEDTSVAISDDRTRTFTVTLKKLQLRDTGWYWCSAGQQQIAVHVLVTPRPTTTAVSATSQSVAPSPPPPNSIAKQSWSSHSHILESLLLCASLMLLVGMAVLARKLWRLHHPQYPFLEQDPVLRPVREEKARISKYSDLQHADVVFPNRDYQDAHMY from the exons CCTTCCTCTGCAGGGTGACCACCGTGGGAGAGCACGTAATCCTGGAGGGTGAATCCCTCACAGTCCCGTGCCGCTACGAGCCCCAGTATGCCAGCTATGTGAAATACTGGTGCCGGGGCAGCATGAGGGAGTTCTGCACCAGCATGGCTCGGACGGATGACACCCGTGTGGCCAACCCAGCTGAGGACAAAGTGAGCATCTATGACGACCAGGTCCAGCTGATGTTCACGGTGACCATGAACAACCTGAAGGAGGCGGACTCTGGGTGGTACATGTGTGGCGTGGAGATAGGTGGCGTGTGGACCGCTGATGTTGTCACTTTCACTTACGTCAAGGTCATTCACG GTTTGTCGGTGGTGAGCAGCCAACTGAGTGGGGAGGAAGGGGGTAGTGTCACAGTTGAATGCGTCTACAGTGAGAGATACAG GCAAAGTGAGAAGAAGTGGTGTCGGAGTGGAGACTGGAGCTCGTGTCTGCCGACAGGTTCTGAAGGGATCTACGAAGACACTTCAGTGGCCATCAGCGATGACAGAACTAGGACTTTCACTGTAACCttaaagaagctgcagctgagagatACCGGCTGGTACTGGTGCTctgcaggacagcagcagaTAGCCGTGCACGTGCTGGTCACACCCCGACCCACGACGA cGGCTGTGTCCGCGACATCTCAGTCTGTCGCACCGTCGCCGCCCCCACCCAACTCCATCGCCAAGCAGTCCTGGAGCAGTCACAG TCACatcctggagtctctgctgctgtgtgcttcTTTAATGCTCCTCGTGGGCATGGCCGTATTGGCGAGAAAGCTGTGGAGACTGCACC ATCCCCAGTATCCATTTCTGGAGCAGGATCCTGTGTTGAGACCAGTTAGGGAGGAGAAAGCAAGGATCAGT AAGTACTCAGACCTGCAGCACGCTGACGTTGTTTTCCCAAACAGGGATTACCAGGATGCACATATGTACTGA